In Neisseria dentiae, one DNA window encodes the following:
- a CDS encoding amino acid ABC transporter permease: MSELSAAMPGLMQGLGVTLKLLAFGVVGGIVIGTLLALARLSKFGWLSFLAKTYVNYFRSVPLLLVLIWFYYAVPMIYSLITGDYLTIDVAFASCAVAFMLFEAAYFSEVVRAGIQSISKGQFNAAYALGMTYGQTMRLVILPQAFRKMLPLILQQSIILFQDTTLVAAIGLVDFFRANYVRGDLMNLLTPYILLAGAVYFVISAVAMFGVKKLQQRLKV; encoded by the coding sequence ATGAGCGAATTATCCGCCGCCATGCCCGGCCTGATGCAGGGCTTGGGCGTAACTTTGAAACTGCTGGCCTTCGGTGTGGTGGGCGGTATCGTTATCGGCACGCTTCTGGCTTTGGCGCGGCTGTCTAAATTCGGCTGGTTGTCGTTTCTGGCCAAAACCTATGTTAACTATTTCCGCTCCGTGCCGCTTCTGCTGGTGCTGATTTGGTTTTATTATGCCGTGCCGATGATATACAGCCTGATTACCGGCGATTATCTAACCATCGATGTGGCTTTCGCTTCCTGTGCGGTGGCATTTATGCTGTTTGAGGCCGCCTATTTTTCGGAAGTGGTGCGCGCCGGTATCCAGTCGATTTCCAAGGGCCAGTTTAACGCCGCCTATGCGCTGGGCATGACCTACGGCCAAACCATGCGCCTGGTGATCCTGCCGCAGGCATTCCGCAAAATGCTGCCGCTGATTTTGCAGCAGAGCATTATTCTGTTTCAAGACACCACACTGGTGGCGGCTATCGGCCTGGTGGATTTCTTCCGTGCCAATTATGTGCGTGGTGACCTGATGAACCTGCTGACCCCTTATATTCTGTTGGCCGGAGCCGTTTATTTCGTGATTAGCGCAGTGGCCATGTTCGGCGTGAAAAAACTGCAACAAAGGTTAAAAGTATGA
- the rpe gene encoding ribulose-phosphate 3-epimerase: protein MQQFRIAPSILSADFARLGEEVTRVIEAGADLIHFDVMDNHYVPNLTFGPMVCAALKPYSTVPIDVHLMVEPVDDLILSFAKAGADIITFHPEASRHIDRSLSLIKDSGCRAGLVLNPATPVYVLENVLDRLDMVLLMSVNPGFGGQSFIPQTLVKIRQVRDLLDMYEGESGRKIAIEVDGGIKTDNIAAVAAAGADTFVAGSAIFGQADYKAVIDKMRQELASAFS from the coding sequence GTGCAACAGTTCCGTATCGCTCCGAGTATCTTATCGGCTGATTTCGCCCGTTTGGGCGAGGAAGTTACACGCGTTATCGAAGCGGGTGCCGACCTTATCCATTTCGATGTGATGGATAACCATTATGTGCCCAACCTTACTTTCGGCCCGATGGTGTGTGCCGCCCTCAAACCTTACAGCACCGTGCCGATAGACGTGCACCTGATGGTGGAGCCGGTGGACGATTTGATATTGTCGTTTGCCAAGGCCGGAGCCGACATTATCACGTTCCACCCCGAAGCAAGCCGCCACATCGACCGCAGCCTGAGCCTGATTAAAGATTCCGGCTGCCGGGCAGGGCTGGTATTGAACCCGGCCACGCCGGTTTATGTGTTGGAAAATGTACTCGACAGGTTGGATATGGTGCTGCTGATGTCGGTTAACCCCGGTTTCGGCGGGCAGAGCTTTATTCCGCAAACGTTGGTGAAAATCCGCCAAGTGCGTGATTTGCTCGATATGTATGAAGGTGAAAGCGGCAGAAAAATTGCGATCGAAGTGGACGGCGGCATTAAAACCGACAACATCGCCGCCGTTGCGGCGGCAGGCGCAGATACGTTTGTGGCCGGCTCGGCGATTTTCGGCCAGGCCGACTATAAAGCCGTTATCGATAAAATGCGGCAGGAATTAGCCTCGGCGTTTTCTTGA
- a CDS encoding inorganic diphosphatase has product MADFNKILTPGDVDGGIINVVNEIPAGSNHKIEWNRKLAAFQLDRVEPAIFAKPTNYGFIPQTLDEDGDELDVLLVTEQPLATGVFLEAKIIGVMKFVDDGEVDDKIVCVPADDRNNGNAYNSLADLPQQLIKQIEFHFNNYKALKKPGSTKVEHWGDVEEAKAVIKESIERWNKQA; this is encoded by the coding sequence ATGGCTGATTTCAACAAAATCCTCACCCCCGGCGATGTGGACGGCGGCATCATCAATGTTGTAAACGAAATTCCCGCAGGCAGCAACCATAAAATCGAATGGAACCGCAAACTGGCGGCTTTCCAGCTCGACCGCGTGGAACCCGCGATCTTTGCCAAACCCACCAATTACGGCTTTATCCCGCAAACTCTCGACGAAGACGGCGATGAGTTGGATGTTTTGCTGGTTACCGAGCAGCCTTTGGCCACCGGCGTGTTTTTAGAAGCGAAAATTATCGGCGTGATGAAGTTTGTCGATGATGGCGAAGTGGACGATAAAATCGTGTGCGTGCCCGCCGACGACCGCAACAACGGCAACGCCTACAACAGCTTGGCCGACCTGCCGCAGCAGTTGATCAAGCAAATCGAGTTCCACTTCAACAATTATAAAGCCCTGAAAAAACCCGGCTCCACCAAAGTGGAGCACTGGGGCGACGTGGAAGAAGCCAAAGCGGTGATCAAAGAATCTATCGAACGTTGGAACAAACAGGCTTAA
- a CDS encoding amino acid ABC transporter permease, with protein sequence MNYVWNWGVLWDKTGIGNEIYLNWVVTGLLWLFAIGAVAWTIAMVLGTLLGIMRTLPHKGLNRIASAYVTLFRNVPLLIQLFIWYYVIPNFFPEGLKQWWFFGLAPNTSAMISASVGLGLFTAARICEQVRTGIQALPKEQAQAAYALGFRTKQVYREILLPQAFRTILPPLGSELTNCFKNASIASLVGVSELISQVKTIAEYTQSNLEIYTYATLIYMAVNVTLLMLMTRLERRLRVPGLMSEGNK encoded by the coding sequence AAATCTACCTCAACTGGGTGGTTACCGGCCTGCTGTGGCTGTTTGCCATCGGCGCGGTGGCTTGGACGATTGCGATGGTGTTGGGCACGCTCTTGGGCATTATGCGCACGCTGCCGCATAAAGGTCTCAACCGTATCGCTTCGGCTTACGTTACGCTTTTTCGCAATGTGCCTTTGCTGATCCAGCTTTTTATCTGGTATTACGTTATCCCCAACTTTTTCCCCGAAGGTTTGAAGCAATGGTGGTTTTTCGGTTTGGCGCCGAACACTTCGGCCATGATTTCGGCCAGCGTGGGTTTGGGCTTGTTTACCGCCGCGCGGATTTGCGAACAGGTGCGCACCGGTATTCAGGCCTTGCCCAAAGAGCAGGCGCAGGCGGCTTATGCTTTAGGTTTCCGCACCAAGCAGGTGTATCGGGAAATTTTGCTGCCGCAGGCATTTCGAACCATTCTGCCGCCGCTGGGTTCGGAGCTGACCAACTGCTTCAAAAACGCCTCGATTGCCTCGCTGGTGGGCGTTTCGGAATTGATTTCGCAAGTTAAAACCATTGCCGAATACACTCAGAGCAACCTAGAAATCTACACTTACGCCACTTTGATCTATATGGCGGTCAACGTCACGCTGCTGATGCTGATGACCCGTTTGGAACGCCGTCTGCGTGTGCCCGGTTTGATGTCGGAGGGTAATAAATAA
- a CDS encoding amino acid ABC transporter ATP-binding protein: MSNKPMIDIQGVNKWYGDFQVLTDCSTSIQKGDVVVVCGPSGSGKSTLIKCVNGLEPFQKGDIVVDGTSLADPKTHLPKLRSRVGMVFQHFELFPHLSIKDNLTVAQIKVLGRSKEEAEKKGLAYLDRVGLSAHAHKFPAQLSGGQQQRVAIARALSMDPIVMLFDEPTSALDPEMVQEVLDVMVGLAKEGMTMMCVTHEMGFARQVASRVIFMDQGRIEEDTTSEAFFTTPRGERAQQFLSKILHH; encoded by the coding sequence ATGAGCAACAAACCCATGATTGATATTCAAGGCGTCAACAAATGGTATGGCGATTTCCAAGTGCTGACCGATTGTTCGACGTCGATTCAGAAAGGCGACGTGGTGGTGGTGTGCGGCCCTTCGGGCAGCGGCAAATCCACTCTGATCAAATGTGTGAACGGGCTGGAGCCGTTTCAGAAAGGCGATATCGTGGTGGACGGCACGTCGCTGGCCGACCCAAAAACCCATTTGCCCAAGCTGCGCAGCCGCGTCGGCATGGTGTTCCAGCATTTCGAGCTGTTTCCCCATCTTTCGATTAAAGACAATTTAACCGTGGCGCAAATCAAAGTGCTCGGGCGCAGCAAAGAAGAAGCCGAAAAGAAAGGTTTGGCCTATCTCGACCGCGTGGGCTTGAGTGCCCACGCACACAAGTTTCCCGCACAGCTTTCAGGCGGCCAGCAGCAGCGTGTGGCGATTGCCCGCGCACTGAGCATGGATCCGATTGTGATGCTGTTTGACGAGCCCACTTCCGCACTCGACCCCGAAATGGTGCAGGAAGTGCTGGACGTAATGGTGGGTTTGGCCAAAGAAGGCATGACCATGATGTGTGTTACCCACGAAATGGGCTTCGCCCGCCAAGTGGCCAGCCGCGTGATTTTCATGGATCAGGGCCGCATTGAAGAAGACACCACGTCCGAAGCCTTCTTCACCACCCCGCGCGGCGAGCGTGCGCAGCAGTTTTTATCGAAAATTCTGCACCACTGA
- the argB gene encoding acetylglutamate kinase — protein MSDTQHISAAQKAEILSEALPYIRRFSGKTIVIKYGGNAMTDPQLKEGFAKDVVLLKLVGINPVIVHGGGPQINDMLNKVGKEGTFVQGMRVTDSETMDIVEMVLGGHVNKEIVSLLNQHGGKAVGVTGRDSHFIRAKKLFINTPERNGVDIGQVGVVESIDCSLIKSIIAYGHIPVVAPIGVGRNGEAFNINADLVAGKLAEELNAEKLLMMTNITGVLDKNGNLLTNLTPKRIDDLIADGTLYGGMLPKISSAVEAAVNGVKATHIIDGRVPNALLLEIFTDSGIGSMILGAEREE, from the coding sequence ATGAGTGATACGCAGCATATCAGCGCGGCGCAAAAGGCCGAAATCTTATCGGAAGCCCTGCCGTATATCCGCCGTTTTTCCGGCAAAACCATCGTTATCAAATACGGCGGCAATGCCATGACCGACCCGCAGCTGAAAGAAGGGTTTGCCAAAGATGTGGTGCTGCTGAAACTGGTGGGCATCAACCCGGTGATCGTGCACGGCGGCGGCCCGCAGATTAACGATATGCTCAACAAAGTGGGCAAAGAAGGCACGTTTGTGCAGGGTATGCGCGTTACCGACAGCGAAACCATGGATATTGTGGAAATGGTGCTGGGCGGCCATGTAAACAAAGAAATCGTGTCGCTGCTCAACCAGCACGGCGGCAAAGCCGTGGGCGTTACCGGCCGCGACAGCCATTTTATCCGCGCCAAAAAACTGTTTATCAACACGCCCGAGCGCAACGGTGTGGACATCGGCCAAGTGGGCGTGGTGGAAAGCATCGACTGCTCGCTGATTAAAAGCATCATCGCTTACGGCCATATTCCCGTGGTGGCCCCCATCGGGGTGGGCCGTAACGGCGAAGCCTTCAACATCAATGCCGATTTGGTGGCAGGCAAGCTGGCCGAAGAGCTGAATGCCGAAAAACTTTTAATGATGACCAATATCACCGGTGTGCTCGACAAAAACGGCAACCTGCTCACCAACCTTACCCCGAAACGTATCGACGATTTGATTGCCGACGGCACGCTCTACGGCGGTATGCTGCCGAAAATCAGCTCGGCGGTGGAAGCGGCGGTAAACGGCGTGAAAGCCACCCACATCATCGACGGGCGCGTGCCGAATGCGCTGCTGTTGGAAATCTTCACCGATTCGGGCATCGGCTCGATGATTTTGGGTGCGGAGCGGGAAGAATAG
- a CDS encoding Spy/CpxP family protein refolding chaperone, translating into MTIKFNLLLQAAALGGYLLFLGATYAQASPMTRLDDFHPNCDVRPLGLSYAQTNELRSIRKEYKKAIEKALRKDERVNKNRRRDIIKILSSDKFNADDARDYVENRYLSGMDFAVDELSIQHRFYKLLTPSQRQYWLNACLR; encoded by the coding sequence ATCACAATAAAGTTTAACCTTCTGCTGCAAGCTGCCGCGCTCGGCGGCTATCTGCTGTTTTTGGGCGCAACCTATGCCCAAGCCTCTCCGATGACCCGCCTTGACGATTTCCACCCCAATTGCGATGTGCGCCCGTTGGGTTTGAGCTATGCCCAAACCAACGAATTGCGCAGTATCCGCAAAGAATACAAAAAAGCCATCGAAAAAGCCTTGCGGAAAGACGAACGGGTGAACAAAAACCGCCGCCGCGATATTATCAAAATCCTTTCCAGCGACAAATTCAATGCCGACGATGCGCGCGATTATGTAGAAAACCGTTATCTTTCCGGTATGGATTTTGCGGTTGACGAATTATCCATCCAACACCGTTTTTACAAACTGCTCACGCCGTCGCAACGGCAATACTGGCTGAATGCCTGCCTGCGGTAA
- a CDS encoding peptidylprolyl isomerase produces the protein MKKLSKLIFAGLALAAAFSAQAETRAVIDTNMGKIELALDEKKAPKTVANFSNYANKGFYNGTIFHRVIDGFMIQGGGFTPDMTQKATEKAIANEADNGLKNTVGTIAMARTANPNSATSQFFINLADNDFLNFKSKTTQGYGYTVFGKVVSGMDVVNKIAKVKTTDQAYHQNIPVQPVVIRNVTIVK, from the coding sequence ATGAAAAAATTATCCAAACTCATCTTCGCCGGCCTGGCCTTGGCCGCCGCCTTTTCCGCACAGGCCGAAACCCGCGCGGTTATCGACACCAATATGGGCAAAATCGAGCTGGCGCTGGACGAAAAAAAAGCCCCGAAAACCGTGGCCAACTTCAGCAACTATGCCAATAAAGGCTTTTACAACGGCACTATTTTCCACCGTGTGATTGACGGCTTTATGATTCAGGGCGGCGGCTTTACGCCCGACATGACTCAAAAAGCCACCGAAAAAGCCATCGCCAACGAAGCCGACAACGGCCTGAAAAACACCGTCGGCACCATCGCCATGGCGCGCACGGCCAATCCGAATTCCGCCACCAGCCAGTTTTTCATCAATTTGGCCGACAACGACTTTTTAAATTTCAAAAGCAAAACCACTCAAGGTTACGGCTACACCGTATTCGGCAAAGTGGTTTCGGGCATGGACGTGGTCAACAAAATCGCCAAAGTGAAAACCACCGATCAAGCCTACCATCAAAATATTCCCGTGCAGCCCGTGGTTATCCGCAACGTAACGATTGTGAAATAG